atttgaagtaatatttcagtatTATGAAGTAAATGTCGtactgaatgaactatttACTACCTTACCTTTTATTAactctgtttgaagtaatatttcaatataatgaagtaactgtcgtactgaatgaactattttttacctTGCATTTTAATAactctgtttgaagtaatatttcagtatGATGAAGTAACTGTCATACTGTATGAActgttttttatataaatctaaattacatgattaaaaatCTTTATCACCCAACTACACACAACAAATGTCAAACCTAACAAGCACCGAAtactttttacttcattatatttataatttggttCATTATGTAGAAGATCCagttcattattaattaactatcttatttaatgaagtattttgttATGTAATTCTACTTCCAGGATCTTAGTATACAAATGGTAGATGTTACACAGCAATCAACGTTCAGTGTTGATGCTGGACATATGGAAAACTTAAGAGTTAATCTAACGGAGAAGGTAAAATAACAATTTGAGAAGTATACATCTTAAATAATGAAGTATCTTGTCCCTGAAATGGATCATTTTCTGAACCACTACCAGAATTTGAATACACCGTGTGTTGATGAGCATAGATCCAATGCGAGATTTCATAAAGATGATGGAACCAAGGTACAAAtctaatttacataattaaaaatatttattcccCTACTACACACAACATAAAAGCATTGAAATGATCCTTTGCTTTTATTGATATATGTTTATGATTGTCATACTCAAACAGCAGTGCATACTTTGtacttcattatatttacaatttagttcattatgtagaaTATTAATGTGGATGCGGAAATTCAGTCAGTGTTGAATGCTTATAAGGATATAGACATGGATGATGATTTCATGGAAAGTTGTTTGGTTGGTAAGCCAGTGTCAACTGAGCTCATTGTTTACAACGCCAACAAGGTAAGCTTGTGCAAAGTCATAgataatttgaagtttgttCTTAATATGATGAAGctataataattgatttatttattgcaaacaATAGATCAAAACTTTGAAGGAACGGATAGATGTACGTACTAGAAATGAGAAAACTGTGTCTCATGCATTGAAATCTCCATTCAATGAACGAGCAGTTAAGATTACAAACAAGCTCAgtaaagatgaaaaagaatCATATTACTGGATTCTTACAACACATAAAACAGAAGAGTATGATTTCTAAATTGCTTTCTAACATTGTATCGCATTATTTTTACTAGTATGTGAAATTCtaacatatattaaaaaatatgcagACTTGAACTTGTTTATGACGATGACGTTGTAAAAGTTACAAAGATGGAAATGTGTTCCTTGATACCTAGGAAATTAATTGTGGTTGGCGTTATAGATGCATGGGCTTCCTACCTCAACAATATGGAAGAATTCCGATCACTGTACTCATCAAGACGACTATTTTTCACCACTTATCCTTGTGtaagtaaaaattatttaaattaaataatattaattgttgtgAAAATCCTAACTATGTTAATATACAGTTGTATACGATTGTTACAAAGCCTCAAAACATGGATGTCAGCAAAATCATTGCAAACTTCTGCAGCAACTTGGACAGAGAGGTGAAGGAAATACCGAATTTCAAATGGGAACATGTGGACACGGTACAAGCATCATTCTGAagtatcttaattttttataaagtagTAATTTGAAAAAAGGAAGTTAAAGCTATACTGTATAAACCTATGAAGTAGTTAATTgccaaaatgaagtaataaaacttAATAGTGAAGTAATAGACTCTAAATATGAACTATCTATTTACTGTTTTGTACTCAGCTGCTGTGTTGTTTCATATTCTTCAGATATTTAACAATACTTCATTCTCCCagttttttacttcattcgaGTGAtcttttacttcattacatAGGTCTTTTTCCCCATATGTGCAAATGAGCATTATTATGGTATTTGCTTTTGCTTCAAAAGAAATGGAATTGTTGTACTAGATAACTCTGAAAATGGCGACGACAATGATCTCACAACCAATTATAGTGACATTCCAGAGACGCTGGTTTGTATTCTTCacatatgatttaattttattacactTACATATGATAcacaactaaaaataacatatattttattatacatgCAGAGATCATATTTTTGTCAATTCCTCACCAACATTGGTCTTCACAAACAGTGCAAGACAATATCCAATGCTAAAATACAGAGATTCAAAATGCCATGGAGAACTTCTGAAAATGTTGAAGACTGTGGAGTATTTCTAATGCGCCACATGGAAACATACAAGGGTGAGCGCGAAGGTTGTTGGAACTGtggtttaaaaaaatcaagttcAGGTGTTCTCCAAAGCTTGAGGGCCAAGTATTGCTCTGCATTGATGTTAGCAAATAACAGCCATACAAGCTTCAAGAACAAACAAGTTACCGAAACATACTATAAGGAGGAAAGCAATAGCCATGTAAtagatgttgagaaaatgattgcagcatatttaaagaaaaaatgaagattttAGCAGATTAAGTTTTGATATATACATAGATCTGTTTTGagcaattcaaaataaagtacttTGCTTATTAATGTTGTTctatattagatttaaatgttGCATTGGATAATAGATATAGTTCATTGGGTAGTTAATTTgtacaatgaagtaataaattataataatgaagtgaaaatctataataatgaagtatcAGGCTTTTATTATGAAGTATCTATTTACTGCGTTGTATGGGTTTATGGTTTAAATTTAACTGTTGTGATCAAAGTTCAGTGTTACCTTGCCTTTTATTAACTCtatttgaagtaatatttcagtatTATGAAGTAATTGTCGTAATGAATGAACAAGTTTTAccttacattttattaactctgtttgaagtaatatttctatataatgaagtaaatgtcgtactgaatgaactattttttacctTGCATTTTATTAACTCTGTTTGAGGTAATATTTAAGTATGATGAAGTAACTGTCATACTGTATGAActgttttttatataatactactaacaGCTGTGTTATTTACTCAtataaatgaactaaatattctatttaatgaTATAATAAACTCATATCAATCAATAAGCTAATGATCTGTTTTCATAAAAAGTTTAaactaattcaaattcaaattttaaatgaaataagaaaCTACGGGTCTGAAGTACtgaacttaaaaaatgaagaacaaaacATATACCACTGAAGTAATAAACGACAAAACAGAACTACTGTTAGAGAAAAGAACAACAAGCATCAACATTgttgtttcctctttttcttcttcttcaactcttGTATCTTGTCACAATTCCTTGAATCATGCTGACCAATCTCGCCACATTTGCCACATTTCCTTCCAGGCTTCGACAACTCTCTTATTTCTTTCTCAAGTCGTGAAAGACGTCGACCAGAACCCTTGGTGCTGACAACATCAGGTGGATGAACTTCTATTTCACTAGGGACTTCTGAGCCATAAAAATTCTCAATCATCTGTCTCTTTGCACTTATAGACAATACATTTCCCTCACCAAGTActtcttttttcccttcagCCATAATATGTCTAAATGCACGAATTTTATCACCATCTCCCTCTATAAGCCGTGCAATATCATAAAAATCTGCATGCATATCACTGTATTCCTGCTTCGTCTCATCCACAGCAATAAATGACTCAATATTATCATCAAAACCAAAATGCACAGGCTTGACAAATTTAGACTTCAACCAGCGTCCTCCATGCAACTCATCAGGGActaacttcaattttttgtttctcaaGATCCAAAATATGTGACTGCAAACGAGCCCAAGCCTCTCAAACATCTTACAACCACATGCATATGAACCACAAGAAATTGAGTATGAAACTGTCCAGTTCTTTGAGAACTTATCATTCAACACATAAATCTCATTCTCACCAACAGTTGACACTGTCACCATGGTGACATTATCGACTGCTTCCTCAATCTCACTCTGAATTAGTTTGAAACCACTGTCACTATAAATTGTTGATGCATGCTTCTCAAGAGCCGAATTTGTTTTCAAAGTTGGAATTGTGTTAAAATCCAAGTATTCAAGCCTATTATTGTTGCTCCTTTGACCATCCAATGCATTGTTGTAATACATAAGAAATTCAACAAGATTAGATCGAGACTTGGAGTACCTCTTGAAGAATATATTCTGAGATTCAGATATAGATGTGGTCTTTATCAGTGAACTCATTGGAAAATCCCTAAAATATGCAGGAACCTGTAGTTCATcaagtaataaaaatacttcatttattGGCTAATATACTTCAGCAGACAGAAAATGTGTTTCCAAAGGAGGATACGTACCCAATATTTTCGTGAGTCAAACATAGAGGTAAACCACTCATTGTCCTTAAGCCCATATTTTTCCATTACATTATTCCAGGATTCTTCAAATTCTTCAGGCTCTATCAACTCAGACCAAACACAACTATTTAACTCCTTTTTCAAATCTTCATTACCAAGTTGACTCTTTGGTAACTTTTCCACAACTTTAAACATGATGTGCCACATGCACCATCGATGTCTTGTATCAACAAGGACTCTTTCCACAGCAACCTTCATTCCCAAATCCTGATCAGTAATAATCAATTTTGGTGCAGAACCCATGCATTTGACAAAACGTTCAAACAACCATGAGAAAGAATCGGCATTTTCCTTAGATAATAAGCCTGCACCAAATGTTACAGGTCTTCCATGGTTGTCTTTTCCTGTGAACGGTGCAAATATCATGCAGTACCTGCATTAaatcaattcatcaaaaagatTCAGTAAATGTTATGCAGTACATGAATTATAAGTTAGTTCATTctgttaattaaatacttcATCTTGTCCTAGTTTTACTACATTCAACTAAGAATTCTAAATAATTATGCACtcacttcattccagtagactattaattcattattgacAGTTACTAGTACCTAAAGTCAATATTTCATGCATATGCAAGTTGATCACATCAATAATCATTTTACTATAAACAGCATTATAAGTTagttcattttgtttggtaaatACTTCATCTTATCGGAGTTTTACTACATTCAACTAAGAATTCTAAATAATTATGCATtcacttcattccagtagactattaattcattattgacAGTTACTAGTACCTAAAGTAAATGTTTCATGCATATGCAAGTTGATCACATCAATAATCATTTTACTATAAACAACATACTTCATACCTATTAGTTGAATAGGTTGTGTCAAACGATACTATATCACCGTAGAGATGGAAATTCTTCTTAGCAATGGGATCACACCAGAAAAGACGAGTGAGCCTATCTTTGGAGTTCACCTCAAAATCATAAGTGAATGCCGGACAATTCTCCTTCTTTCGGCTCATTTCATTAAGTATCATCTGTGCATCTGCCCCACGAGTAAATGCTCTCAAGTCGCGCCTATAGTTTCGAACTTCTACAACCGTACACCCAACATAATCCAGCCCACCAAGAACCTCATTCAGCAACTTAAAAGTCAACGTAGGACCTATGTTTGCACTTGCACAATCTAATATAAATTTCTGATGCATTAGATCAATGTTGCGATTCAGCCTCATGAATCGCCTATGGCGTCCCTCAACCATATCatgattatgtttttcttCAAACTGTTTGACAACATAACCAATTCCCTTAGAAAACTTAATCCCAATTTTAGACTTGCAAAAACACTTCCTAGAAGATCGTCTTCGTTTTGACTGCccttgcattttatttttcttctcacCTTCTCTACTA
The Salvia hispanica cultivar TCC Black 2014 unplaced genomic scaffold, UniMelb_Shisp_WGS_1.0 HiC_scaffold_48, whole genome shotgun sequence genome window above contains:
- the LOC125199385 gene encoding protein FAR1-RELATED SEQUENCE 5-like; its protein translation is MENIDRFGSTSTNSEVEDGLGSTSTGSTSTGSIMDDLTNLGGSLFDTDSDSDLEPELDNTTVEVSYLPDCPSQLKPYVGQIFPKLDDATEFYNKYARYVGFDTRKHGSKKEGDLVTWLYVVCSREGEKKNKMQGQSKRRRSSRKCFCKSKIGIKFSKGIGYVVKQFEEKHNHDMVEGRHRRFMRLNRNIDLMHQKFILDCASANIGPTLTFKLLNEVLGGLDYVGCTVVEVRNYRRDLRAFTRGADAQMILNEMSRKKENCPAFTYDFEVNSKDRLTRLFWCDPIAKKNFHLYGDIVSFDTTYSTNRYCMIFAPFTGKDNHGRPVTFGAGLLSKENADSFSWLFERFVKCMGSAPKLIITDQDLGMKVAVERVLVDTRHRWCMWHIMFKVVEKLPKSQLGNEDLKKELNSCVWSELIEPEEFEESWNNVMEKYGLKDNEWFTSMFDSRKYWVPAYFRDFPMSSLIKTTSISESQNIFFKRYSKSRSNLVEFLMYYNNALDGQRSNNNRLEYLDFNTIPTLKTNSALEKHASTIYSDSGFKLIQSEIEEAVDNVTMVTVSTVGENEIYVLNDKFSKNWTVSYSISCGSYACGCKMFERLGLVCSHIFWILRNKKLKLVPDELHGGRWLKSKFVKPVHFGFDDNIESFIAVDETKQEYSDMHADFYDIARLIEGDGDKIRAFRHIMAEGKKEVLGEGNVLSISAKRQMIENFYGSEVPSEIEVHPPDVVSTKGSGRRLSRLEKEIRELSKPGRKCGKCGEIGQHDSRNCDKIQELKKKKKRKQQC